GCCGTCGCCATCAAGACGCATCTGATACAGGCCGCGCTGCAGCACATGCAGGATACCGCCGCTTCCTCGCTGCACTGGCTGTTCGTGACCGAAGCGGACGCCAGCTTGCTGGAAACCGGCGGCCACCTGCTGCGCACCGGCTTTCAGTTCCATTGGTCCAATCCGGGCTACCGCGATTTCGACGATTTCCTCTCCGGTTTCACGGCCGAGAAGCGCAAGAAAATAAAACGCGAACGCCGCCATGTGCGGGAGGCCGGGATCGAAATGGAAGTATTGACCGGCGCCTCCATCAGTCCCGCGCATTGGGACCGGTTCCATGAATTCTATCTTTCCACCATTCATGCGCACGGCGCCTATGCCTATCTCACGCGCGATTTTTTTCACCGGCTGGGACAGACGCTGCCGGAACACGCGGTCCTGGTGCTGGCGCGCAAGGGAAATGAATATGTCGCCGGCGCCCTCAACCTGCGCGGCACGGACACGCTGTACGGCCGCTACTGGGGCTGCCGCGGAGAATTCCACAGCCTGCACTTCGAAACCTGTTACTACACCGCCATTGAATACGCCATTGCCCGGGGACTGCGCCGTTTCGAGGCCGGTGCCCAGGGTGGCCACAAGCTGGCGCGCGGCTTCACGCCGGTGGTGACGCACTCGGC
The DNA window shown above is from Sulfuricaulis limicola and carries:
- a CDS encoding GNAT family N-acetyltransferase, producing the protein MHISIVDRLEHISAADWNTLALEDNPFLRHEFLAALEHTGCVSPKTGWQPQHLVAHEDGPLQGRLLGAAPMYLKNHSYGEYVFDWAWANAYAHAGETYYPKLVVGVPFTPAAGPRLLVTPAADAVAIKTHLIQAALQHMQDTAASSLHWLFVTEADASLLETGGHLLRTGFQFHWSNPGYRDFDDFLSGFTAEKRKKIKRERRHVREAGIEMEVLTGASISPAHWDRFHEFYLSTIHAHGAYAYLTRDFFHRLGQTLPEHAVLVLARKGNEYVAGALNLRGTDTLYGRYWGCRGEFHSLHFETCYYTAIEYAIARGLRRFEAGAQGGHKLARGFTPVVTHSAHRLTHPKFNRAIADYLARERLDVNACVDELNEHVPFKKAAATEN